In a single window of the Nicotiana tomentosiformis chromosome 10, ASM39032v3, whole genome shotgun sequence genome:
- the LOC138899905 gene encoding uncharacterized protein translates to MSGRQSVEASLDVVTGMLTVQSHDVYALIDPGSTLSYVTPYVAMEYGIEPEQLHESFSISTPDYDIDILYDPGKANVVVDALSRKSMGSLAYLKAYQRPLAKEVHRLASLGGRLADSREGGVIVQNRVESSLIVEVKEK, encoded by the exons atgagtggtcgccagagtgtagaggcttctctagatgttgtcacGGGTAtgttgactgtccaatctcatgatgtatatgctcttattgatcccggttccactttgtcatatgtcactccttatgttgctatggaatatgggatagaaccggaacaacttcatgagtcatTCTCTATATccactccg gactacgacattgatattctatatgatccgggaaaggctaatgttgtggtagATGCCCTTAGCAggaaatccatgggtagtttagcatacttgaaggcatatcaaaggccattggccaaagaagttcatcgattggctagtttgggaggtcgtcttgcggactctcgtgaaggaggggtgattgtacaaaatagggttgaatcatcactTATTGTGGAAGTTAAGGAGAAATAG